The DNA segment ATTTTTAAAAGAAGTTGATAGAGAAAAAACAGATGTAACAGAAATTGGTTTTTACACTGGCTATGGTTTATCACTTTTTGATAATCATGAAGGAATGATTAAATATGAACTTAGCACAATTGAATACAGCAAGGAAACTATAAATAATGATTTAAAAAGAGAAGGGAATAGGCATCTTTTTCTTTTTGAAAACAAATTTAATTCAAAAATTTTCGATAATGATTTAAGTTATATAACTAATTTATCTTATGAAATATATGATGCTAAAGGGAAATCAAGTTCATATAATAAATATGAATTACTAGTAGGAACAACTATAAATTTAACAGAAAATTTTTTATTCTCTATTTTTTCTAATATTGGAAAAAAAGATTATGAAGAAATTAATCTTGAAGTAAATAAAAAGATAAATGCTGATATTTTTGGTATTAATACTATATTTAGATGGGATAAACCTTTTTCTTATGAAAATATATATTTAAATATTAAAACTGGATTTGAAAAAGAAGATGCTAATCATAGTTTTTATAATAAAGAGAATACTTATTCAATACTATCAATTGGGTATAAATTCTAAAAATAAAAGCTTTTAAAAGTAGAATTATAGATTATTTAAAACCATATAAAATAATTTATAGAAACTATTATTAAATCAATTTCTTTGCTAAATTTAGTTCAAATATGTAAATACAGACATATGTATACAATTTCCTATAATTTAAAGGTTCTTCATGCCACTTATTAAGATTTTAACATCTATCCAAAAAAAAGAGTTTGAAGAACCACCAATTCTAAATCAAGAGCTAAAAAATGAAATTTTTAAACTGCCAATTGAATTAGAACAACAAGTTTATTCATTCAACAACAGTAGTAATCAAATTCATTTTATATTGATGTTTGGATATTTTAAAATAACACATAGATTTTTTAATCCAACTTCATATTATGATGAAGATATAAAATACATAGCTTCTAAATTTAAATTTGATGATAATTCATATTCCACTGATATTGGACATAGTTCATTAGCTACATATAAAAATACAATAAAAAAACATTTTTCTTGTGTTAAATTTACTTCACATATATATGATATTCTTCAAAAAGAATCAGATTTATTAGTAAAAAAGCTATTAAAAACACAAGATATTTTTTATTTGTTAGTAGAAAAATCAATGGAATTAAGAATAGAAGTTCCTAGCTATACTCAAATAACAACTATCATTTCATCATCAATAAATGCACAAAACACCTTAGATTATAAAAAAATCAAAAAATATGAAAATCATGAAGCCTTAAAAAATCTTGATTATCTTTTAAAAGAAGATGTTTCAAACCCTACTAAATATGTTCTTGGTAAATATAAAAGAGTTTTACACTCTGTAAATGCTACTAAAGTTAGACAATCTAATATTGATTTTAGATATTTAAATGATTTATCAAAACAACTTGAACCTATTTTAAAAGAGCTTTCATTAGATGATAACACTATTATTCACTATGCAAAATGGGTTGAAAAATCTGATATGCATCAAATTAGTAGAAAAGTAAAACATAAACAATATTTTGATTTGATATGTTTTGTGCTACATCAAGTAAAAATAAGAAGTGACTATTTAATTGATATTTTCGTACAAGTGATGCAATCAATAAAACAAACCACATTAAGAGAACACCAAACAATTTATTATGATCAAAAACATAGCAGAACAAAGAATTTTAAAGACTTAACACAATTCTTACAAACAGAAATTATTCCAAATATATTAAATTTAGAATCAATTATTAAAAATGATTTCTCAAGTGAAGATAAAATATCTTTTATAGAGAATATAATTACAGAATTAACAAAAAATGAAGAGTTTCAAAAAATAAAATCAATAGATTTTAATTCATTAAATGAAGAGACTTCTTTTTATGATATGCTAGAGAATAACTCTTCTAAATTACAAATAAGAATAGCTAAGATTATCCAAAATGTTGATTTTGATACAAACAATTCACAAAAATCTTTTATAAAAGCAATAGAACATTATAAAAACAATAATGGGAAATTGAATTCATCAACTCCAAAAGATTTTTTAGAGAAAAATATTCAAAGTTTACTATTTCAAAAAGATGAAAATAATACTAAACATTTTAGAATTTCATTATATAAAATACTATTTTTTATTGAAATATCACAAGCTATTAAATCAGGAAAATTAAACCTTCTAAACTCTTATAGATATAGAGCATTTGAATCATATTTATTGGATATTAATAAATTCAAAAAAGAAAAGATGGATTTATTGGAACAATACAATCTTTTACATTTTGCTAATTGCAAAAAAACTACAACCTATTTAAAAGAGCAACTAAACTCATCTTTTAAAGATGTTAATGAAAAAATTTCAAAGGAATTAAATCTATATTTTCATCTAAAAGGTGAAAATAGTTTTACAATAACTACTCCAAAAGTTGAAAAAGATATATCATTAGATCCATTAACAAAATGGCTTCCAAAAGACAAATTTATTCCATTAATATCAATTTTGGAAGAGATTAATAGCTATATTAGTTTTACAAAAGTATTTACACATTACTCTTTAGGAAGGAATAGAAGTAACATAAAGATAGAAGCATTATTTGCATCTATTATTGGATATGGTTGTAATATCAACATTTCAAGAATGGCTAAAATTTCAAAAGGTATTTTTGAACATGATATAGAACATGCAAGTAATTGGTATTTATCAAATGAAAATTTAATTGAAGCAAATGATAAAATCATAGCTTTTACAGAACAGTTA comes from the Aliarcobacter cibarius genome and includes:
- a CDS encoding DUF2860 family protein, encoding MKKIFLYILLATILFANEQNYIEIGGGSEKLKNNFSPESRKTIIQLNEAQDENESFPYFEMYYGHNLNDTLNLYVSSDINGAHIGSLINSDFGVFDFGLKFNLSKEWKNPFLKEVDREKTDVTEIGFYTGYGLSLFDNHEGMIKYELSTIEYSKETINNDLKREGNRHLFLFENKFNSKIFDNDLSYITNLSYEIYDAKGKSSSYNKYELLVGTTINLTENFLFSIFSNIGKKDYEEINLEVNKKINADIFGINTIFRWDKPFSYENIYLNIKTGFEKEDANHSFYNKENTYSILSIGYKF
- a CDS encoding Tn3 family transposase, coding for MPLIKILTSIQKKEFEEPPILNQELKNEIFKLPIELEQQVYSFNNSSNQIHFILMFGYFKITHRFFNPTSYYDEDIKYIASKFKFDDNSYSTDIGHSSLATYKNTIKKHFSCVKFTSHIYDILQKESDLLVKKLLKTQDIFYLLVEKSMELRIEVPSYTQITTIISSSINAQNTLDYKKIKKYENHEALKNLDYLLKEDVSNPTKYVLGKYKRVLHSVNATKVRQSNIDFRYLNDLSKQLEPILKELSLDDNTIIHYAKWVEKSDMHQISRKVKHKQYFDLICFVLHQVKIRSDYLIDIFVQVMQSIKQTTLREHQTIYYDQKHSRTKNFKDLTQFLQTEIIPNILNLESIIKNDFSSEDKISFIENIITELTKNEEFQKIKSIDFNSLNEETSFYDMLENNSSKLQIRIAKIIQNVDFDTNNSQKSFIKAIEHYKNNNGKLNSSTPKDFLEKNIQSLLFQKDENNTKHFRISLYKILFFIEISQAIKSGKLNLLNSYRYRAFESYLLDINKFKKEKMDLLEQYNLLHFANCKKTTTYLKEQLNSSFKDVNEKISKELNLYFHLKGENSFTITTPKVEKDISLDPLTKWLPKDKFIPLISILEEINSYISFTKVFTHYSLGRNRSNIKIEALFASIIGYGCNINISRMAKISKGIFEHDIEHASNWYLSNENLIEANDKIIAFTEQLDIVKLFKNDKDKNHTASDGQKFNISVDSLNAGYSFKYFGLGRGVSRYMFIDESHRLFYSTVINANEREAAYVIDGLMHNDTIQSDIHSTDTFGYSEVVFALTHLLGFSFAPRIKNFKEQQLYAFEAKKEYHKLGYKVLPIKQINIELIEEQWENILRFVLTIKERETTASQLLKRLTSYPKQHKTYLALREFGRIIKTKFLLEYIDDVTLRQQIEKQLNKIENANKFSKAIFFGNNGEYMYATKEEQDIASNSLRLIQNAIICWNYLYFSDKLAKETDENEKSLIIQSIQNGSIVHWQHINFYGEYDFTGIETNKKEFEFNLEKIINLKVEDK